Proteins co-encoded in one Arthrobacter globiformis genomic window:
- a CDS encoding DUF7455 domain-containing protein: MTTAVADRTLTAADRCDRCGAQAYVRVVLESSGGELLFCAHHSRAVEATLRPLSSDWHDETNRLHEKAPVPVD, translated from the coding sequence ATGACAACAGCAGTTGCCGACCGCACACTCACCGCAGCTGACCGGTGTGACCGTTGCGGAGCGCAGGCATACGTCCGGGTTGTACTCGAGTCCTCCGGTGGTGAGCTGCTCTTCTGCGCCCACCATTCACGCGCCGTCGAAGCGACCCTCAGGCCGCTTAGCTCCGATTGGCACGATGAGACGAACCGGCTGCACGAAAAGGCACCGGTTCCGGTCGACTAG
- a CDS encoding DUF4192 family protein: protein MTPEHLTISGPEDILGYIPHSLGYWPSQSLVAMTMQGKRLGATLRVDLPESGRGRSREAFARTVAEYLLADKEADGTLLVFFTDGFTDGGNDSGFNDGGPEGAAALSFRPLLADLECALGLAGMPVRDAWRVGEEYWRNLYCTDGSCCPMAGRPVAEIRDSRLNAEMVYLGSSIGAPPGAPSPGNASTTPADDAAVMAAEREWSLALAGKRTHRAQFDAVLDAWAAALEAVSSGVVSSGVVSGDAVPPGAVQGRGGQLARASLAAGPGLGIEPQLAGFLRASLHVPAWRDAVLVMAAAGRAAAASGAEAFGIFSAGTGLPVSCPPLPEARLSSSGFPGPATDGGVAPSVPGTDSVSETEPAPETEPAPGTEQSGDRPDQGMDKGRPDLAPVSSCGPDVLPGYGEVLLGLCPPVPDWDTLKRLEELMAALSSSGGGEAQAAALTATGWIEWCRGRGSFAHASLTRALEASPGYRLAELLSEVVRRGTICGWAGRREAAWQKFGSDAA, encoded by the coding sequence ATGACACCGGAGCATCTCACTATCAGCGGTCCCGAAGACATTCTTGGCTACATTCCGCACAGCCTGGGCTATTGGCCGTCGCAGAGCCTCGTGGCCATGACCATGCAGGGCAAGCGCCTCGGAGCGACTCTTCGGGTCGACCTCCCGGAGAGCGGTCGCGGCCGCAGCCGGGAGGCGTTCGCGAGGACGGTGGCGGAGTACCTTCTGGCGGACAAGGAAGCCGACGGGACGCTGCTGGTCTTCTTTACCGACGGCTTTACCGACGGCGGTAATGACAGCGGTTTTAACGACGGCGGCCCGGAAGGGGCGGCGGCGTTGTCCTTTCGGCCCTTGCTCGCCGATCTGGAATGCGCGCTCGGACTGGCTGGCATGCCGGTGCGGGATGCCTGGCGCGTCGGCGAAGAGTACTGGCGCAACCTGTACTGCACTGACGGCAGCTGCTGCCCGATGGCGGGCCGCCCCGTGGCCGAGATCCGGGACAGCCGGCTCAATGCGGAGATGGTGTATCTGGGCAGCAGCATCGGTGCGCCTCCCGGGGCTCCTTCACCCGGCAATGCCAGTACGACTCCAGCGGACGACGCCGCTGTCATGGCAGCCGAACGCGAGTGGAGTCTGGCCCTGGCCGGCAAGCGGACTCACCGGGCGCAATTTGATGCGGTCCTCGATGCCTGGGCAGCTGCGCTGGAAGCCGTTTCGTCTGGGGTCGTTTCGTCTGGGGTCGTTTCGGGTGACGCCGTTCCGCCTGGAGCCGTTCAGGGGCGAGGCGGTCAACTTGCGCGCGCTTCACTTGCAGCTGGCCCGGGACTCGGGATTGAACCGCAACTCGCCGGGTTCCTGCGCGCGTCCCTGCATGTTCCGGCCTGGCGCGACGCGGTCCTGGTCATGGCCGCCGCCGGACGCGCCGCGGCCGCATCCGGAGCCGAAGCCTTCGGGATCTTCTCTGCCGGGACTGGACTCCCTGTGTCCTGCCCGCCGTTGCCGGAGGCGCGGCTGTCCTCGAGCGGATTTCCTGGCCCGGCCACCGACGGCGGGGTGGCACCTTCGGTACCCGGAACAGACTCGGTCTCCGAAACAGAACCGGCGCCCGAAACAGAACCGGCGCCCGGAACAGAACAGAGCGGCGATCGTCCGGACCAGGGGATGGACAAGGGCCGTCCTGACCTGGCGCCTGTTTCCAGCTGCGGCCCGGATGTCCTGCCCGGTTATGGCGAAGTCCTGTTGGGCCTATGTCCGCCGGTGCCGGACTGGGACACTCTGAAACGCCTGGAGGAGCTGATGGCGGCCCTGTCGTCGAGTGGCGGGGGTGAGGCTCAGGCTGCAGCGCTGACGGCCACCGGCTGGATCGAATGGTGCCGGGGGAGGGGTTCCTTCGCGCACGCATCATTGACCCGGGCCCTGGAGGCCAGCCCGGGATACCGGCTGGCCGAACTCCTGTCTGAAGTGGTCCGGCGCGGAACAATCTGCGGCTGGGCCGGGCGACGCGAGGCTGCTTGGCAGAAATTCGGATCGGACGCCGCCTAG
- a CDS encoding proteasome assembly chaperone family protein, with amino-acid sequence MFERISGSLLDPDALYAKNIGLFHNPELRGLNLVMGFTGFADAGHVVRQITDELLDTLDSERVAVFDADQLMDYRSRRPHVTFVEDHLQDYQPPTLALYRLVDGLGKPFLFLAGFEPDLQWERFARAVVQIVEALDVNLVTWIHSIPMPVPHTRPVGVTVHGNRPELIEGISSWKPTVEVPAAVGHVLELRLSDAGRNVAGYVIHVPHYLAEAEYPTAAVAGLEYLGAATSLMLPTDRLRESGREVGRQIAEQIEASEEVQQVVARLEARYDEKAEGTVRRSLLANENDELPDGDALGAAVEAYLARENPAP; translated from the coding sequence GTGTTTGAAAGGATTTCCGGCTCGCTGCTGGACCCCGACGCGCTCTATGCCAAGAACATTGGGCTGTTCCATAACCCTGAGCTCCGCGGGCTGAACCTGGTGATGGGCTTTACCGGTTTCGCCGATGCCGGCCACGTGGTCCGGCAGATCACGGACGAGCTGCTGGACACACTCGACTCCGAACGAGTGGCCGTGTTCGACGCCGACCAGCTGATGGACTACCGGTCCCGGCGCCCGCATGTGACCTTTGTCGAGGACCATCTGCAGGACTACCAGCCGCCCACCCTGGCCCTGTACAGGCTGGTTGACGGGCTGGGCAAGCCCTTCCTGTTCCTCGCCGGCTTCGAGCCGGACCTGCAGTGGGAACGCTTCGCCCGTGCCGTGGTGCAGATCGTCGAAGCCCTGGACGTCAACCTGGTGACCTGGATCCACTCGATTCCCATGCCCGTGCCCCACACCCGTCCGGTCGGGGTGACCGTGCACGGCAACCGGCCCGAGCTTATTGAAGGCATCTCCTCCTGGAAGCCCACCGTGGAAGTGCCGGCCGCCGTCGGGCATGTCCTGGAACTCCGCCTAAGCGACGCCGGCCGCAACGTTGCCGGGTACGTGATCCACGTGCCGCACTACCTCGCCGAGGCGGAGTACCCCACGGCTGCTGTGGCCGGCCTGGAGTACCTGGGGGCCGCCACCTCGCTGATGCTGCCGACCGACCGGCTGCGCGAGTCCGGCCGTGAAGTGGGCCGGCAGATTGCCGAGCAGATCGAGGCGTCGGAGGAAGTCCAGCAGGTGGTGGCCCGGCTCGAGGCCCGCTATGACGAAAAGGCAGAGGGCACGGTGCGCCGGTCCCTGCTTGCCAACGAAAATGATGAACTGCCCGACGGCGACGCGCTGGGCGCCGCTGTGGAGGCCTACCTGGCGCGGGAGAACCCCGCGCCGTAA
- the lpdA gene encoding dihydrolipoyl dehydrogenase, with amino-acid sequence MADQATAQEFDILVLGGGSGGYATALRAVQLGFTVGLVEKGKLGGTCLHNGCIPTKALLHSAELADHARDSAKYGVNVTLDSIDISAVNAYKDGIVAGKFKGLQGLIKSKGITVIEGEGKLQGTDTVVVNGTAYKGKNIVLATGSYSRTLPGLEIGGKVITSDEALTMDYIPKSAIILGGGVIGVEFASVWKSFGVDVTIVEGLPSLVPNEDAAIVKNFERAFKKRGIKFSTGVFFQGVEQNNDGVKVTLVDGKTFEADLLLVAVGRGPVTANLGYEEAGLTIDRGFVITNERLHTGVGNIYAVGDIVPGVQLAHRGYQQGIFVAEEIAGLKPVIVEDVNIPKVTYSEPEIATVGYTEKGAKEKFGDDQVETQEYNLAGNGKSSILGTGGIVKLVRQKDGPVVGVHMLGSRMGEQIGEAQLIVNWEAYPEDVAQLLHAHPTQNEALGEANLALAGKALHG; translated from the coding sequence GTGGCCGATCAGGCAACTGCGCAAGAATTCGACATCCTGGTACTCGGTGGTGGCAGCGGCGGGTACGCCACGGCCCTCCGGGCCGTTCAGCTTGGCTTCACCGTTGGCCTCGTGGAGAAGGGCAAGCTCGGCGGAACCTGCCTCCACAACGGCTGCATTCCCACGAAGGCTCTGCTCCACTCGGCCGAACTGGCTGACCACGCCCGCGACTCCGCCAAGTACGGCGTGAACGTGACGCTCGACAGCATCGACATCAGCGCTGTCAACGCCTACAAAGACGGCATCGTCGCTGGCAAGTTCAAGGGCCTGCAGGGCCTGATCAAGTCCAAGGGCATCACCGTCATCGAGGGTGAAGGCAAGCTGCAGGGCACCGACACCGTCGTCGTGAACGGCACGGCCTACAAGGGCAAGAACATCGTCCTCGCCACGGGTTCCTACTCCCGTACGCTGCCGGGCCTGGAAATCGGCGGCAAGGTCATCACGTCCGATGAAGCGCTCACCATGGACTACATCCCCAAGAGCGCCATCATCCTGGGCGGCGGCGTGATCGGCGTCGAATTCGCTTCGGTCTGGAAGTCCTTCGGCGTCGACGTCACCATCGTTGAGGGCCTGCCTTCGCTGGTCCCCAACGAGGACGCAGCGATCGTCAAGAACTTCGAGCGTGCCTTCAAGAAGCGCGGCATCAAGTTCTCCACCGGTGTCTTCTTCCAGGGCGTTGAACAGAACAACGACGGCGTCAAGGTCACCCTTGTTGACGGCAAGACTTTCGAAGCCGACCTGCTCCTCGTCGCCGTGGGCCGCGGTCCCGTCACCGCAAACCTTGGCTACGAAGAGGCCGGCCTCACCATCGACCGCGGCTTCGTCATCACCAACGAGCGCCTGCACACCGGCGTGGGCAACATCTACGCCGTCGGCGACATCGTCCCCGGCGTCCAGCTCGCGCACCGCGGTTACCAGCAGGGCATCTTCGTGGCCGAGGAAATTGCCGGCCTGAAGCCCGTCATCGTCGAGGATGTCAACATCCCCAAGGTCACCTACTCCGAGCCCGAGATCGCCACCGTCGGCTACACCGAAAAGGGTGCGAAGGAGAAGTTCGGCGACGACCAGGTCGAGACCCAGGAGTACAACCTGGCCGGCAACGGCAAGAGCTCCATCCTCGGCACCGGCGGCATTGTGAAGCTGGTCCGCCAGAAGGACGGCCCGGTGGTGGGCGTCCACATGCTCGGCTCCCGCATGGGTGAGCAGATCGGCGAAGCCCAGCTGATCGTGAACTGGGAAGCCTACCCGGAGGATGTGGCCCAGCTGCTGCACGCCCACCCGACCCAGAACGAGGCACTCGGCGAGGCCAACCTTGCCCTGGCCGGCAAAGCCCTTCACGGCTAA
- a CDS encoding MFS transporter produces MTAPRAWLIWSIGIFSYLVAVTQRTSFGVVGLEATERFHASASAISFFTVLQLLVYAGLQIPVGVLVDRFGSRAMIAGGALLMGLGQLQLAFADSVPAGVLGRVLVGAGDAMTFISVIRLIPLWFAPARVPLLTQLTGMSGQLGQLLSVVPFAFILHSAGWTPAFLALAGFSGVAVVLVVLMLQDVPSGTPKQEAAKGLRATGVSLSRAWKQPGTRLGMWSHFTIQFSGTVFAMTWGYPFLISAQGLNAGTVASLMSLYVAGAIGAGPLIGRFVARHPLRRSTMVLLLVAATAAAWGAVLLYPGRSPLWLLAVLIVVLAIGGPGSMIGFDFARTFNPAHRIGTATGIVNVGGFFAALMAIYLIGAVLDILNSTGFSRGELYGLEPFRIALCVHFLLLGVGSVAMLVVRRKVRRQMAAQGVVVPPLLQAMAQQRRERIARRKTPSRD; encoded by the coding sequence GTGACTGCACCCCGCGCCTGGCTTATTTGGTCCATTGGCATCTTTTCGTACCTCGTGGCTGTGACGCAGCGTACGTCGTTCGGTGTGGTCGGACTCGAGGCCACCGAGAGGTTCCATGCCAGCGCCTCGGCCATTTCCTTTTTCACGGTGCTGCAGCTGCTGGTGTACGCCGGACTTCAGATTCCGGTGGGCGTGCTGGTGGACAGGTTCGGTTCCCGGGCCATGATTGCCGGGGGCGCCCTGCTGATGGGCCTGGGCCAGCTGCAGCTGGCCTTTGCGGACAGCGTCCCGGCCGGAGTGCTGGGTCGCGTGCTCGTGGGTGCCGGCGATGCCATGACCTTCATCTCCGTCATCCGGCTGATTCCGCTGTGGTTCGCGCCCGCCCGGGTTCCGCTGCTGACCCAGCTGACCGGCATGTCCGGACAGCTGGGCCAGTTGCTGAGCGTGGTGCCGTTCGCCTTCATCCTGCACAGTGCGGGCTGGACCCCGGCGTTCCTGGCGCTGGCGGGATTCTCGGGAGTCGCCGTCGTGCTGGTGGTCCTAATGCTGCAGGACGTCCCGTCCGGCACGCCCAAGCAGGAGGCTGCCAAGGGGCTGCGCGCCACCGGCGTGTCCCTGTCGCGCGCATGGAAGCAGCCGGGGACACGGCTGGGGATGTGGAGCCACTTCACCATCCAGTTCAGTGGAACAGTGTTCGCAATGACCTGGGGCTACCCGTTCCTGATTTCGGCGCAGGGTCTCAATGCCGGCACAGTCGCGTCGCTCATGTCCCTGTACGTGGCCGGTGCCATCGGAGCCGGGCCGCTGATCGGGCGCTTTGTTGCACGGCACCCCCTCCGGCGCTCCACCATGGTCCTCCTCCTCGTCGCTGCCACCGCGGCAGCCTGGGGGGCCGTGCTGCTGTATCCCGGCCGCTCACCGCTGTGGCTGCTGGCGGTTCTCATCGTGGTGCTGGCCATCGGCGGCCCGGGCTCCATGATCGGCTTCGACTTCGCCCGCACCTTCAACCCGGCGCACCGGATCGGAACCGCCACCGGCATCGTCAACGTGGGCGGCTTCTTCGCGGCGCTCATGGCCATCTACCTGATCGGCGCAGTACTGGACATCCTTAACTCCACGGGCTTTTCCCGCGGGGAGCTCTATGGCCTGGAGCCCTTCCGCATCGCGCTTTGCGTGCACTTCCTGCTCCTCGGAGTCGGGTCCGTCGCCATGCTGGTGGTCCGACGCAAGGTCCGCCGGCAGATGGCTGCCCAGGGAGTGGTGGTGCCGCCGCTGCTGCAGGCAATGGCCCAGCAGCGGCGGGAACGGATTGCCCGCCGCAAGACCCCTTCCCGCGACTAG
- a CDS encoding RNA polymerase sigma factor: MTPSSAKKEPAALAVETAEEKPAASSAKRAATRAAGKPEPKKRGPKPGAKAAAEAAGSRSTDDDADVEVEEDLDDAQPDTADLVDEPDEAGKEAAAPTGSGFVYSDADDDDAPVQQVMSAGATADPVKDYLKQIGKVALLNAEQEVDLALRIEAGLFAEEKIAADDGSMDPKYKRELEFIIHDGKRAKNHLLEANLRLVVSLAKRYTGRGMLFLDLIQEGNLGLIRAVEKFDYTKGFKFSTYATWWIRQAITRAMADQARTIRIPVHMVEVINKLARVQRQMLQDLGREPTPEELALELDMTPEKVVEVQKYGREPISLHTPLGEDGDSEFGDLIEDSEAVVPADAVSFTLLQEQLHSVLDTLSEREAGVVAMRFGLTDGQPKTLDEIGKVYGVTRERIRQIESKTMSKLRHPSRSQVLRDYLD, from the coding sequence GTGACCCCGTCTTCCGCGAAGAAGGAACCCGCCGCCCTGGCCGTTGAAACTGCCGAGGAGAAGCCGGCGGCATCCAGCGCCAAGCGTGCCGCCACCCGTGCCGCTGGGAAGCCCGAGCCCAAGAAGCGCGGACCCAAGCCCGGAGCCAAGGCTGCAGCCGAAGCTGCCGGAAGCCGCTCAACCGATGACGATGCCGACGTGGAAGTCGAGGAGGACCTCGACGACGCGCAGCCGGACACCGCTGATCTGGTCGATGAACCCGACGAGGCCGGCAAGGAAGCCGCAGCGCCTACCGGTTCGGGATTCGTTTACTCTGACGCCGACGACGACGACGCACCTGTCCAGCAGGTCATGTCTGCCGGCGCCACCGCCGACCCCGTCAAGGACTACCTGAAGCAGATCGGCAAGGTAGCCCTCCTCAACGCCGAACAGGAAGTTGACCTCGCGCTCCGCATCGAGGCCGGCCTGTTCGCCGAAGAGAAGATTGCCGCCGATGACGGCTCCATGGATCCGAAGTACAAGCGTGAGCTTGAGTTCATCATCCATGACGGCAAGCGCGCCAAGAACCACCTTCTCGAGGCCAACCTCCGCCTCGTTGTGTCGCTGGCCAAGCGCTACACCGGTCGCGGCATGCTGTTCCTGGACCTCATCCAGGAAGGCAACCTCGGCCTCATCCGTGCCGTCGAGAAGTTCGACTACACCAAGGGCTTCAAGTTCTCCACGTACGCCACCTGGTGGATCCGTCAGGCCATCACCCGTGCCATGGCGGACCAGGCCCGCACCATCCGTATCCCGGTGCACATGGTGGAAGTCATCAACAAGCTGGCTCGTGTCCAGCGCCAGATGCTGCAGGACCTGGGCCGCGAACCCACGCCCGAAGAGCTGGCGCTCGAGCTGGACATGACCCCCGAGAAGGTCGTCGAAGTCCAGAAGTACGGTCGCGAGCCCATTTCGCTCCACACGCCGCTCGGCGAGGACGGCGACTCCGAATTCGGTGACCTCATTGAGGACTCTGAAGCAGTGGTTCCGGCCGATGCTGTGAGCTTCACCCTTCTGCAGGAACAGCTGCACTCCGTGCTGGACACCCTGTCCGAGCGCGAAGCCGGCGTCGTTGCCATGCGGTTCGGCCTCACGGATGGCCAGCCCAAGACTTTAGACGAAATCGGCAAGGTCTACGGCGTTACCCGCGAGCGTATCCGTCAGATTGAATCCAAGACAATGTCCAAGCTCCGCCACCCGTCCCGGTCGCAGGTGCTGCGGGACTACCTGGACTAG
- a CDS encoding HNH endonuclease: protein MQAWEKIKCLIAGQQARLAVVFEIRHRQEHAEPGTQADPGQARGSTLTVEDLGKKRPKEHSMGAAEHIALARGESPHRGGRLLGTAKALVTEMPHSLAALDTGQLNEERVMHVVKETACLTVADRAAVDEELSADTGTFTGAGTRAVIAAARAAATRRDPRSVAQHASHAASERTVSLRPAPDCMTYLTALLPAQQGIAVWAALTRHADTLHAAGDPRSLGQIKADTLVERTTGTRGGITGIDINLVMTDRTLLQGDTEPARIPSYGIVPAAWARDLATQEQGAGRRQDPTQFQDPGWPDRLQPAASGSTADMKEFKTWVRRLYTAPGTGDLVAMDSRRRLFPPKLRRVIQIRDDTCRTPYCDAPIRHLDHIVPWHENGPTSLANGTGLCEACNHTKELPGWKAQPRPGPRHTIELTTPTGHTYHSTAPPLPGAGPT, encoded by the coding sequence ATGCAGGCATGGGAGAAGATCAAGTGCCTGATTGCGGGGCAACAGGCGAGGCTTGCCGTCGTCTTCGAGATCCGGCACCGCCAGGAACACGCCGAACCCGGGACGCAGGCTGATCCCGGGCAGGCCAGGGGCAGCACTTTAACTGTCGAGGATCTGGGCAAGAAACGCCCCAAAGAACACAGCATGGGCGCAGCCGAGCACATCGCCCTGGCCCGGGGCGAGTCCCCGCACCGCGGCGGCCGTCTGCTCGGCACAGCGAAGGCACTGGTCACCGAGATGCCCCACAGCCTAGCCGCCCTGGACACCGGCCAACTGAACGAAGAGCGCGTCATGCACGTCGTGAAAGAGACCGCCTGCCTGACCGTCGCGGACCGGGCCGCCGTCGATGAGGAGCTGTCCGCGGACACCGGAACCTTCACGGGCGCCGGGACCAGGGCTGTCATCGCCGCGGCCCGGGCCGCGGCCACCCGCAGGGACCCCCGTTCCGTGGCCCAACACGCCAGCCATGCAGCGTCGGAGCGGACCGTGAGCCTGCGCCCGGCCCCGGACTGCATGACCTACCTGACGGCGCTGCTCCCCGCCCAACAGGGCATCGCGGTCTGGGCAGCACTGACCCGGCACGCCGACACCCTCCACGCCGCCGGAGACCCGCGCAGCCTGGGGCAGATCAAGGCCGACACCCTCGTCGAACGGACCACCGGAACCCGAGGCGGCATCACCGGCATAGACATCAACCTCGTCATGACCGACCGCACCCTCCTCCAAGGCGACACCGAACCCGCCCGGATACCCAGCTACGGCATCGTCCCCGCCGCCTGGGCCCGGGACCTGGCAACGCAGGAGCAGGGAGCGGGGCGGAGACAAGATCCGACCCAGTTCCAGGATCCTGGCTGGCCGGATCGCCTCCAGCCCGCGGCGAGTGGCTCCACCGCCGATATGAAGGAGTTCAAAACCTGGGTCCGGCGGCTCTACACCGCCCCCGGGACCGGCGACCTGGTGGCCATGGATTCGCGGCGGCGCCTGTTCCCGCCAAAGCTGCGCCGCGTCATCCAAATCCGCGACGACACCTGCCGCACACCCTACTGCGACGCCCCGATCCGCCACCTTGACCACATCGTCCCCTGGCACGAGAACGGCCCAACATCCCTGGCCAACGGCACTGGGCTCTGCGAAGCCTGCAACCACACCAAGGAACTGCCCGGCTGGAAAGCCCAACCCAGACCCGGCCCACGGCACACCATCGAACTCACCACACCCACTGGCCACACCTACCACTCCACCGCACCACCGCTACCCGGCGCTGGACCGACCTGA
- a CDS encoding leucyl aminopeptidase: protein MVKNTETNLSAIARDLKKAASDAVVIGVGQGTDGPFLLENPLTAKSVEALTDSLKVLGITGAPDQAVRLPGLPETGSGILVLAGVGKVDAGGKVSGEVLRRAAGSAVRQLAGLSSVTLAFPTANVADVAAIAEGAALGAYSFTEFRSSKDGLKDPVADVAIFTELAGDKELQSALDRARLLGKAVNATRSLVNQPPSHLYPESFADAAKELSKGLPVKVTVWDEKRLEKEGFGGIMGVGKGSARQPRLVKVEYSPAKATRKIALVGKGITFDTGGISIKPALGMGDMKSDMAGAAVVLNTVLAIAGLGLPVKATAWLCIAENMPSGAASRPADVLTMFGGKTVEVLNTDAEGRLVMADGIVAASQEYPDAIIDVATLTGAQLIALGNRTAGIMGADSVTGPLKAAADRAGELVWPMPLPEELRPSLDSQVADIANIGERHGGMMTAAVFLREFVGKDKDGQTIPWAHIDIAGPSFNNGAPYGYTPKQGTGCTVRTLVAYIEDLLA from the coding sequence GTGGTCAAGAATACTGAAACCAACCTTAGTGCCATTGCAAGGGACCTGAAGAAGGCGGCAAGTGACGCAGTGGTCATCGGCGTCGGACAGGGCACGGACGGCCCGTTCCTGCTGGAAAACCCGTTGACCGCGAAATCCGTCGAGGCCCTGACCGACTCCCTGAAGGTCCTCGGCATCACCGGCGCGCCGGACCAGGCGGTTCGCCTTCCCGGGCTTCCGGAAACGGGCTCCGGAATCCTGGTGCTGGCCGGCGTGGGCAAGGTCGACGCCGGAGGAAAGGTCTCGGGCGAGGTGCTGCGCCGCGCTGCCGGCTCCGCCGTCCGCCAGCTTGCCGGGCTGTCCTCGGTCACGTTGGCCTTCCCGACGGCGAATGTCGCCGACGTTGCCGCCATCGCCGAGGGCGCCGCGCTGGGAGCCTACTCGTTCACGGAGTTCCGCTCGTCCAAGGACGGCCTCAAGGATCCCGTGGCCGACGTCGCGATCTTCACTGAACTGGCCGGCGACAAGGAACTGCAGTCGGCACTGGACCGTGCGCGTCTGCTGGGCAAGGCTGTCAACGCCACCCGCTCGCTCGTGAACCAGCCGCCGAGCCACCTCTACCCCGAGTCGTTCGCCGACGCCGCCAAGGAACTGTCCAAGGGACTGCCCGTTAAGGTCACCGTGTGGGACGAAAAGCGCCTGGAAAAGGAAGGCTTCGGCGGCATCATGGGCGTCGGCAAAGGCTCCGCCCGGCAGCCGCGCCTCGTCAAGGTGGAGTACTCCCCCGCCAAGGCCACCCGGAAAATCGCGCTGGTCGGCAAGGGCATCACCTTTGACACCGGCGGCATCTCCATTAAGCCGGCCCTCGGCATGGGTGACATGAAGAGCGACATGGCGGGCGCCGCCGTCGTGCTTAATACCGTGCTGGCCATTGCAGGCCTGGGGCTGCCCGTCAAGGCGACCGCCTGGCTGTGCATCGCCGAGAACATGCCCTCCGGGGCCGCCTCGCGTCCCGCCGACGTGCTGACCATGTTCGGCGGCAAGACGGTCGAGGTCCTGAACACCGACGCCGAAGGCCGGCTGGTCATGGCCGACGGCATCGTCGCGGCCAGCCAGGAGTACCCGGACGCCATCATCGACGTCGCCACCCTGACCGGTGCGCAGCTGATCGCGCTCGGAAACCGGACTGCCGGCATCATGGGTGCGGACAGCGTGACCGGCCCGCTGAAGGCTGCCGCCGACCGGGCCGGCGAGCTCGTCTGGCCCATGCCCCTGCCGGAAGAACTGCGGCCCAGCCTCGACTCCCAGGTGGCGGACATCGCCAACATCGGTGAGCGCCACGGCGGCATGATGACGGCGGCCGTGTTCCTGCGCGAGTTCGTTGGCAAGGACAAAGACGGCCAGACCATCCCGTGGGCACACATCGACATCGCCGGCCCGTCCTTCAACAACGGGGCGCCCTACGGCTACACGCCGAAGCAGGGCACCGGCTGCACGGTCCGCACGCTGGTGGCCTACATCGAGGATCTACTGGCCTGA